TGAAACGCAGGAACGAGACGACTTCGACAGGTGAAGTGATGGCAGAAGCGAAAAACAAGGTCTTCACAAGCGGTGAGGTGGCAGCAATTTGCGGCGTGTCGCCGGACACCGTGTCGCGCTGGTTCGACTTGGGGCAGATCGAAGGTTACCGGCTCGGGCCGGGAGGCGACCGGCGCATACCCTACGACAGCTTGCGCCAGTTCATGCTGAACCACGGTATCCCTTTGGATCGACTGGAAGAGAGCGAGCGGCGAGTGCTGGTTGTTGACGACGACCCCTACTACCTCGACGTGATTCCCGCAGCCCTTTCCAAGGGTGGCGACTACAAGATTTTCACGGCGTCGACCGGGTTCGACGCGGGCGCTCAGGTGGTCGAAAATAGCCCCCACATTGTGATTCTCGACATTCACCTCAGCGACATGGACGGCCGCATGGTGTGCGAACGCGTGAAGTCGCGTCCGGAAACGAAGAATACGCGGATTCTCGCCATATCCGGCTACATCGATGACGACGAAGCAGGCATGTTGACCGACTACGGCTTTGACGATTATCTCAAGAAGCCGTTCAGCATGAGCGATCTGTGCACGCGCGTGGGACGCCTCGTTGACTTGCCGACTTCAAAAGTCGCGCGGCCCAAACAGGCGCACTACTAGTCGCGGAGGGGTTGCCCCATTCGTCACGAGTCGACGGAAGGCCAAGGCAGTATCATTCCCAGAGCGTTTGCATTTGCGTGTGCCGTTCATCGCGACCAATTTCGCAAGGGAACGCAGATTCCGTATATCACCCACCCCATGGCTGTCGCGGCACTCGTTGGAGAATTCGGAGGCACGGAAACACAGATTGCCGCAGCGCTTCTCCACGACACGGTCGAAGACGGAGAAGGGTTCAAGACGCTCTCCGAACTCCAAGAGGTCTTCGGTGACCGCGTAGCCGACTTGGTGCATATGTGTTCGGATGCGTTCGTTCATCCCAAGCCGCCGTGGCGTGAGCGGAAGGAACAATACATCGAGCAGACGAAGACGCTCCCTCCCGAAGCGAAGCTGATCATCGCCGCGGACAAACTGCACAATGCATCGACCACGTTGCGCGACATGCGCACGGATGGGAACGCGGTATGGGAACGATTCAATGGAGGGCGCGAAGGAAGCCTGTGGGTGTACGACGAGATGTTGCGCTCGCTGTCGCAGGATTGGCAGCACCCCATTCTCGCGCACCTTGCGGATGTCGTTGATGCGTTGCATCGCGCGGCGGGCGATGCCGGCGCCAAGCATGGTTAGTCGTCGTTCGCTTGAGACGTGATAGACTAGACACCGCCTTTTGATTCAATCACGAATCACATCACAAGAAATTCATCCTATGAAGGGGGAACACTCATGCCGTTTGGCAGAATACTCTTCGCTGCGCTCGTATCCGTGACGGCGATGAACGCGGCCGCGCAACACGAGGCGCCGCGCTCTGTTTATATGGGTCTGACCAACCCGGCGGAACATCCCGATTTCGCGCGCAGGCATGTGCAACCTCCCACGTATGCCACGTTCGGCAATCACACGGAGTTTGTGGCGTTGCGCGGGTTTCCCATCGAGAACAACCGGCTTGTCCGTTATGCGGAAGAGTTGGATTCGTATACGAAGACATATGACTTGGGTAATGTCATCTGGCCTCATTACACGATGATCTTTGCGGAAAATGTCCCGGAACTTGCCGAGGAGATCAAGCGGCGCGGCCTGTTCTTGTTCGATCTGTGGGGATATGTGCCTGGGTCTGGACCGGGTGATTGGCAACAGTTCGTTCCGCCCGCGGCGGCGCTGAATACGCTGGAGACAACGCTCGGCGATCATTGGCTGGGCATGGATATCGGAGAGCAGGACGGTCGATACATCGGCGGCTACGCGGATCAAGCGTATCCCATCTCGGCGGATCGGCTCGAGCAGTACTACCACTTCCAACGCCATTTCGAACGCATGGGGAACGATCTCGGCAATAGGTTGTCGACGCTGGTGTCGCTCAACTTCGGCCACTATTTCCTGAAGGAAGGCCTGTACACCTTGATTGGCGCAGAAACAGCACAAGGATTGCCTAACAGTCAGGTGTACTACTCGTTCATTCGCGGCGCAGGCAAGCAATACGGCGTGCTGTGGTTTGGAAACGCGTCGGTCTGGAATCGCTGGGGATACAAGAACTACGACAGCGAAGGGCAGGATCATGGTCCGACTCGCGGTACAAGTCTCAACCTCCTCAAACGCCTGATCTACAGCCATATCCTCTACAACAGCGCATTTGTTGGGTTTGAATCGGGCTGGATTGGCAAGGATGGCCTGACGCCTATCGGCAAGATTCAGCAGTCGGCGAAAGATTGGATTGACGCGTATGGAGATGCGGGGGTCATGCAGACTCCCATCGCGTTGTTGATGGATTTTAATTGCGGATGGTCTTTCCCAAGGCACCTATATACAGCAAACGTCTACCGCGTCTGGGGGACAATTCCGTACGCGCCGGGTGACTACCTCACGGACAACGTACTCGACATGCTGTATCCCGGCTATCAGGACTCTTCCTACTACCACAATGAAACCGGATTCATGACGCCAACGCCGTACGGCGACAGCGCGGACTGCTTGCTCTCGGATGTCGAAGGCTGGCTGCTGAATCGCTATCCCGCCGTCGTGCTTGCGGGAGAAGTGAGCGGAGGAAATGAACTGCGCGACAAGCTTGTCGCATACGTCGAACAAGGCGGACATCTGATAGTCACGGCGGGGAACGTAGCCAAGTGGTCCGATGGCATCGCGGGAATCGTTGCGGAGGGCACGCCGAAGACGTATCAAAGCGGACAGGCGGTGGACGTGAATGGCACAGCCGTCTCCGAGGAGAACGAATTTGCGTTGATTCCGCTGACGCTGCCCGCGTCGGCCGTTGCACTGGCGCGCTGCGGCGACGTTGTCGCGGCGGCGCGGGTTCCGTACGGCAAGGGTAAGATCACGGTTGTGGCGTCGCCGTTTGGAGTGCCGGAAGCATCGGCCGTATCGGGGGAAATCGCCAATCCTATCGACCAGCCGCTCCTTAAGCCTTTCCCGATGCTTCGGCATGTCCGTGCGGTGGTCGACTCCGCTTTTCGTGAGCATGTGCTGTTTGACGCCGGTCCGGATGTCAGTCTGATCGTGTGCAGAAAGGCGGCGGGCGACTACACACTGGGCATCTGCAATAACGTGTTGGAGGAGCGGCCGTTTACGATCACCTCGCATTGCGGGGCAATTCAGTCGATCGAGGAACAGCCGCTCGACCAGTCGGAGAAGGGCGCACCCGGCTATCTTCCCTTCGGCAGCGAGGGCACAACACTGGGCGCATCGGGTGAAGCCACCGTCGCGGGTGGAGATGTTCGGATCTTTCGGGTACGCGTTGCGGAGTCAAATGTCGCGGAGATCTCGCATGTGACGCCTGCTTCTCGCGCGCGTGGACGCATCTTGCCGATGTCCGGCGCGCGAACGATTAAGGAGTTCATCCTTGCGTGTCCCACGTTCTTTGAACATGCCGATGGCGTAATTGTCGATTGGCGATATCTGCACGAGCGCGATGCCAACGCGATTGCCGCCGAGGCGGGGTGGATCAAGCGGCAAGGTCTGCGGGTAATTGCCGATCTCACGTCGGGTGTCAACCTCTATCCCGATCTGCGTCTCGTGAACAACGTGCCTGCTGACTACACGGCGAGCCGTGAGGCCATCGATGACATCATCGCAAAGATGGGAGTCCTTGGCGCAACGGACTTGGTGATTGCGTTGCATCGCGTGCCGGAAAACAACATCACCTCCGAAGACACGCGGGCGGGATTCGTCACGGCATTGCGAGAGATTTGCGAAGAAGCGCGCAACAAGGGGATCACGGTCAATCTGCGAATGACGCCCAACGGAGCAAATTCCAAAGACTACGCTATGGCCATGCTTAAGGACGTTAACGCGCAAAATCTGCGAATTGCCGCCTCCATTGCCATGTTGCACAAACAAGGCAAGAAGCCTGCGGATATCGGTGAGGAGTTCGGAGGTGTGGTCGGGTTGTGGCTGGCCTCCGCGCCGAAAGCGGACGTAGCCTCGAAGGTGTGGACCTATCAAGCACCACTTTCCAGCACGCCGGATATCGACGTGAAGGGGTGGAAGGCGCTTGCTCCCGATGCGCCGGTTGTGCTCGATTCGGTCTACGCGGATTGGGATGCGGCGTACTCCGACGTGAAGGCACTCGAAGCAAAGCTCAGCCCGTAGCGGCGTCGGGCAGGCTCGCCGGGGCGGGCGTGGTCCGCGGCAGGGCGAAAGTCAGTATGGCGGCAACGGGGGCCGTCAGGGCGATCCACGCGAGCGCTTCGGAAGGTCCGCTCCCTGGGCGGTCTGCCAAGTAGCCGACGACCCATTGGGATGAGGCCGCGACGGCCCAGGCAAGGCCCATCATGATTCCGCCGACGGCACTCATGTTGCGGGGCGCCATGAGTTGTCCAATCGACACGCCAAGCGGGTTGACGGCGCTGATGACGCTTCCGGTGAGAATACAGAGCGCCGCAAGACCGGGAATGGACTTGGGTGGGTACATCACGAAGTACGCGTAGGTGACGCCCGACAAGATGATCGAAACGATAAAGACAAGGCGCTGTCCCAGGCGATCGGCCAGGTAACCGAAAGGCACCATGGCGATGCCGGCGCCGATGACCAGAAACACCAGCCCGCCGCCGTTGACGACCCACTCGGGGTAGTGACTTTCGGAGAGAAACTCCGGCAACAGGAAGAACAGGGCCTGATTCATTGAAGACATCAAGGTAAGCACCACAAACAGAAGCAGCATGTCGCCCTTCAGTAATGGAGCAAGTCCCAGGTGGGCGCGTTCAGGGATAACCGATCTCTCAGGCTCGATGGGCTTGCATCGAAGGGCTGCCCAACCGAAGACCACGAGCCCTGGGAGCAGTGCGAGTTCGGTATGGCCGCCGGTATGGAAGAATGTAACGCTGTATACGGTCTGGCTTGCGCCATAGCCCAGCCATCCAGCCGCGATGAATGCGGACAAGAGGGTAGCGCGGTGTTTGCCGGAGAGCGATGCAGAGACGGTCGCGCCGGCGGGATGGAACATGGCTTGTCCGAGACGGCCAAGTCCCATAATCAGAATCATGAGCGCGAAGCTCACTCCCGTCCCGAGCGTGTCGACGTGGTTACCCAGGGGACCGAGAAACATCATCGGGAACGTGAGGGCTGTGCCGAGCAGCAAACATAAGCGCATGCGCCCTTGATCGGCCCAATGGCCGAAAGCGGGTTGCAGGGCCCACATCACCATTGTGGTCGACGTTGCGACAAAGCCCGCATAACCGAGCGGAATTCCGGCCAAGTGTTTGAAAATGGGCCAGATTCCGCCGTAGCAGTCCAACGCGGCGTGCAAGACGAAGATCGCGGCAAACGTTTGCGTTGCGCGCGAACGGACTGACTGTGCGGAGTCTTCCACGGTGCTGGGCCTTTCAGAGACACGTGCTGGGCTTAAGGAAAAGGGGCCGGGTCGAGGTCTCGATTATGGAGAAAGGCAGATTATGCGCACTTCTTGCGGCGCGCGCAAAAACGTTCCAGCGCGCATGAAATACATCACCCATTGCGTGTCACCCACTCGCCTGGCATGTGCGGCTCCTTCAGAGCGGCCATTGGGGTTGGCTGCTTACCTGGGGCGGCGTCCTCCTTCGTCCCTCGACTGCGTCTCGGGGCTTCGAAGGACTTTGCCCCAGGCTATTATGTTTTGCGCCCTTGGCGCTCAAGAAAGCGGGCACCCGGCAAGTAGTCGCCTGAATTGACTGAGGCTCGCTTGGCTTAGCGACGTAACACGGCGCAGCAATGACGCAACCAAGATGATTCAACCATTGATTTGCACCGATGGACTCCGAGAAGAGGATGAATTAGTAGCGAATGATTTCAACCCACGGGGGTACAGAATAAGGGCACTGAAATTTGACCACGAATCAAACGAATTACACGAAAAGAAGTCTCAGTCAAACGCGAACGATCTCATACTACGAGAAACACAGGGAGCACGGAAAACACGGTCCGTTTCATTTAATGACCGTCTCGCGCGGGCGCGTCACGGCTTCTTCTGTGATCGCTCGATGTGTTGAATAGCCACGTCGATCCACCACTTGGCGTCTTCCGAGGCTTTCTCGCGGGCATCGCGCAGGGCCTTGAGAGCCTCTTCCGGCTGTTGCTGAAGCGCCTTCACGGCACTATTTCGTGTGTCGTAGTCCGGCGACGACAATTGCTCGATCCAGCCTGCAATCTGTTGTCCGGTGTCGATGTCGATGGAGAACGTAACCACAGCGGATGTGGGGTCCGGTGTCAGGTACTTGTCGAGCGCGAAGACCTCGAATGAGTGTTCGCCGCCGCTCAGGCTGGCCAAGCGCACTTCCGCGTCTTTCTGCGGGAGGCTCCATACACCGCCGTCTAGGCGCCACACGAAGCGGGGTTCAGGTGTTTCCGGTGCGGCCATTGTGATACGCACGCTGTC
This DNA window, taken from Candidatus Hydrogenedentota bacterium, encodes the following:
- a CDS encoding response regulator is translated as MAEAKNKVFTSGEVAAICGVSPDTVSRWFDLGQIEGYRLGPGGDRRIPYDSLRQFMLNHGIPLDRLEESERRVLVVDDDPYYLDVIPAALSKGGDYKIFTASTGFDAGAQVVENSPHIVILDIHLSDMDGRMVCERVKSRPETKNTRILAISGYIDDDEAGMLTDYGFDDYLKKPFSMSDLCTRVGRLVDLPTSKVARPKQAHY
- a CDS encoding MFS transporter; the protein is MEDSAQSVRSRATQTFAAIFVLHAALDCYGGIWPIFKHLAGIPLGYAGFVATSTTMVMWALQPAFGHWADQGRMRLCLLLGTALTFPMMFLGPLGNHVDTLGTGVSFALMILIMGLGRLGQAMFHPAGATVSASLSGKHRATLLSAFIAAGWLGYGASQTVYSVTFFHTGGHTELALLPGLVVFGWAALRCKPIEPERSVIPERAHLGLAPLLKGDMLLLFVVLTLMSSMNQALFFLLPEFLSESHYPEWVVNGGGLVFLVIGAGIAMVPFGYLADRLGQRLVFIVSIILSGVTYAYFVMYPPKSIPGLAALCILTGSVISAVNPLGVSIGQLMAPRNMSAVGGIMMGLAWAVAASSQWVVGYLADRPGSGPSEALAWIALTAPVAAILTFALPRTTPAPASLPDAATG
- a CDS encoding sugar phosphate isomerase/epimerase yields the protein MPFGRILFAALVSVTAMNAAAQHEAPRSVYMGLTNPAEHPDFARRHVQPPTYATFGNHTEFVALRGFPIENNRLVRYAEELDSYTKTYDLGNVIWPHYTMIFAENVPELAEEIKRRGLFLFDLWGYVPGSGPGDWQQFVPPAAALNTLETTLGDHWLGMDIGEQDGRYIGGYADQAYPISADRLEQYYHFQRHFERMGNDLGNRLSTLVSLNFGHYFLKEGLYTLIGAETAQGLPNSQVYYSFIRGAGKQYGVLWFGNASVWNRWGYKNYDSEGQDHGPTRGTSLNLLKRLIYSHILYNSAFVGFESGWIGKDGLTPIGKIQQSAKDWIDAYGDAGVMQTPIALLMDFNCGWSFPRHLYTANVYRVWGTIPYAPGDYLTDNVLDMLYPGYQDSSYYHNETGFMTPTPYGDSADCLLSDVEGWLLNRYPAVVLAGEVSGGNELRDKLVAYVEQGGHLIVTAGNVAKWSDGIAGIVAEGTPKTYQSGQAVDVNGTAVSEENEFALIPLTLPASAVALARCGDVVAAARVPYGKGKITVVASPFGVPEASAVSGEIANPIDQPLLKPFPMLRHVRAVVDSAFREHVLFDAGPDVSLIVCRKAAGDYTLGICNNVLEERPFTITSHCGAIQSIEEQPLDQSEKGAPGYLPFGSEGTTLGASGEATVAGGDVRIFRVRVAESNVAEISHVTPASRARGRILPMSGARTIKEFILACPTFFEHADGVIVDWRYLHERDANAIAAEAGWIKRQGLRVIADLTSGVNLYPDLRLVNNVPADYTASREAIDDIIAKMGVLGATDLVIALHRVPENNITSEDTRAGFVTALREICEEARNKGITVNLRMTPNGANSKDYAMAMLKDVNAQNLRIAASIAMLHKQGKKPADIGEEFGGVVGLWLASAPKADVASKVWTYQAPLSSTPDIDVKGWKALAPDAPVVLDSVYADWDAAYSDVKALEAKLSP
- a CDS encoding HD domain-containing protein — encoded protein: MRHESTEGQGSIIPRAFAFACAVHRDQFRKGTQIPYITHPMAVAALVGEFGGTETQIAAALLHDTVEDGEGFKTLSELQEVFGDRVADLVHMCSDAFVHPKPPWRERKEQYIEQTKTLPPEAKLIIAADKLHNASTTLRDMRTDGNAVWERFNGGREGSLWVYDEMLRSLSQDWQHPILAHLADVVDALHRAAGDAGAKHG